The DNA segment CAACAACTGCGGCGTCGATGGCTTTGGCCTGGGTGTATTGCTCGAAGAAAAACAGATCAGCAAGGTCATCGCCTCCTATGTCGGTGAAAACGCCCTGTTCGAGAAGCAACTGCTCAGCGGTGAAATCGAAGTCGTGCTGACGCCCCAGGGCACCCTGGCCGAAAAAATGCGTGCAGGCGGCGCGGGCATTCCGGCGTTCTTTACCGCCACCGGTGTTGGCACGCCCGTCGCCGAAGGCAAGGAAACCCGCGAGTTCAATGGTCGCCCGTACCTGATGGAAGAATCCATCACCGGCGACTTCGCCATCGTCAAAGGCTGGAAAGCCGACCATTTCGGCAACGTCATCTACCGCCACACCGCCCAGAACTTCAACCCGCTGGCCGCCACCGCCGGCAAGATCACCGTGGTCGAAGTCGAGGAAATCGTCGAACCGGGCGAGCTGGACCCGGCGCAGATCCACACCCCTGGCATCTACGTCGACCGGATCATCTGCGGCACCTTCGAGAAGCGCATCGAACAGCGCACCGTCCGCAAATAATCTGCCCAGCCCGAACAATAAGAGGAACAGCACTATGGCTCTTACCCGCGAACAAATGGCTCAACGCGTCGCCCGCGAAATGCAGGACGGCTTCTACGTCAACCTCGGCATCGGCATCCCGACCCTGGTGGCCAACTACATTCCCGAAGGCATGGAAGTGATGCTGCAATCGGAAAACGGCCTGCTGGGCATGGGACCGTTTCCTACCGAAGACACCATTGATGCCGACATGATCAACGCCGGCAAGCAGACCGTCACCGCGCGTATCGGCGCCTCGATCTTTTCCTCGGCCGAGTCCTTCGCAATGATTCGCGGCGGCCACGTAGACCTCACGGTACTCGGCGCCTTTGAAGTGGACGTACACGGCAACATCGCCTCGTGGATGATCCCCGGCAAGCTGGTCAAGGGCATGGGCGGTGCCATGGACCTGGTGGCCGGCGCAGAAAACATCATCGTGATCATGACCCACGCCTCCAAGGACGGTGAGTCCAAGCTGCTCAGCCAGTGCAGCCTGCCGCTGACCGGTGCCCACTGCATCAAGCGCGTGCTGACGGACCTGGCGTACCTGGAAATCGAAAATGGCGCTTTTGTCCTCAAGGAACGCGCACCTGGCGTCAGCGTTGAAGAGATTGTGAGCAAGACCGCCGGTAAACTGATCGTCCCGGACCACGTTCCAGAAATGCACTTCCAGTGAGGACAGATTCCATGCAAGACGTCGTGATTGTTGCTGCCACCCGTACCGCCGTGGGCAGCTTTCAAGGAGCCCTGGCCGGCATCCCGGCACCGGAACTGGGCGCCGCCGTGATCCGCCGCCTGCTGGAGCAGACCGGCCTGGACCCTGCGCAAGTGGACGAAGTGATCCTCGGCCAGGTCCTGACCGCAGGTTCGGGCCAGAACCCGGCACGCCAGGCGTCGATTCTCGCCGGCCTGCCACATGCAGTGCCCAGCCTGACCTTGAACAAGGTCTGCGGCTCGGGCCTCAAGGCCCTGCACCTGGGCGCACAGGCCATCCGCTGCGGTGACGCCGAGGTGATTATCGCCGGCGGCATGGAGAACATGAGCCTGGCCCCGTACGTGCTGCCCGCCGCCCGCACCGGCCTGCGCATGGGGCACGCGAAGATGGTCGACAGCATGATCACCGACGGCCTGTGGGACGCGTTCAACGACTACCACATGGGCATCACCGCCGAGAACCTGGTGGACAAGTACGGCATCAGCCGTGAAGCCCAGGACGCCTTCGCCGCTGCCTCCCAGCAAAAAGCGGCTGCGGCAATTGAAGCCGGGCGCTTTGCTGATGAAATCACCCCGATCCTGATTCCCCAGCGCAAGGGCGACCCGATTGCCTTTGCGGTGGACGAGCAGCCCCGCGCCGGCACTACCGCCGAATCCCTGGGCAAACTCAAACCGGCCTTCAAGAAAGACGGCAGCGTCACCGCCGGCAACGCGTCGAGCCTCAACGACGGCGCCGCCGCCGTGTTGCTGATGAGTGCCGATAAAGCCAAAGCCCTCGGCCTGCCGGTGCTGGCGCGTATCGCCAGCTACGCGAATGCGGGTGTCGATCCGGCGATCATGGGCATTGGCCCGGTGTCCGCGACCCGTCGTTGCCTGGACAAGGCCGGCTGGCAGTTGGCCGACCTGGACCTGATCGAAGCCAACGAAGCCTTCGCCGCACAGGCGCTGGCAGTGGGCAAGGAACTGGAGTGGGACGCGGCCAAGGTCAACGTCAATGGCGGCGCGATTGCCATTGGCCACCCGATTGGCGCCTCAGGCTGCCGTGTGCTGGTGACCCTGCTGCATGAAATGCTCAAGCGCGACGCCAAGAAAGGCCTGGCGACCTTGTGCATCGGCGGCGGCCAGGGCGTGGCACTGGCCCTTGAGCGCGACTGATTCAACGAGCAACATGAAAGAGGCCCGGCTCCACGAAAAGCCGGGCCTTTTTTTGCCTATTTGATTTGCGAACCCCCTCCAATGTAGGAGCTGGCTTGCCTGCGATAGCGGAGGGGCAGTCACCGGCAGCATTGACTGATACACCGCTATCGCAGGCAAGCCAGCTCCTACATTAGATATCTAGCGTCCATTGGATTGCGGCACGGCAAATACCGCGGTGGCCCGCACCACCACCTTTTCCCCCACCTGCAAGCTGACCGTGGCAAACGCCATCTGCCGTCCGCGCTTGTGGTGCTCCAGCTGCACCTCGATCCACTCCCCCACCTGCACCGCCCCCAGATAATCGAGGGTCATGCTCGCGGTAATCAACGGCAACGGCGGGTCGCTGGAAAACGCCATGGCGTACCCCATGCCGACATCCGCCAGGGTCGCCAGTACGCCGCCATGCACCGTGCCACGCCCGTTGGCATGGCGGTTGTCGGCGCGCAGGCCCAGTTGCAGGTGCAGTCCCTCGCCACGGCAATACACCGGCCCCAGCAAATCCAGGAGCGGGCTGCTGCGGGGCAAGGGAATAAAGCCTTCAGGGACGTGAGTCATGGTGGATCTTCCTTGTGACCGGGCCCGAGGTTTAACCTGCTCCGGTGGATGCAGCCAGCATGATCAACCGGGTAAATCAGTGACGATAAGCCTGCGCCCGCTTTGCGTTCGCCGGGCAAACCGGCTTTAATCGCCGCGCACTTTATCCCGCACACTTGAAGGAACCGTAATGCGCCACCTGGAAGGCAGATCTACTGCATTGATGTTATTGGCCGCCCTGCTGCTCGGCGGCTGTTCGCCCAAGGAGTATTCCGAGTCGACGCCGATCAATGGCGAACAGGGCCGGGCCGGCGCGCTGTTGGCCTATGAACACGAGTTGAGTCTGGCGATGCCGCTGGCCCTGCTCGCGCCACGCATGCAGGCCACCCGCCAAGCCTGCGAGTCGGCACAGTTCGGCGCCTGCAATATCCTGCGTATCGAAGAGAACAGCGACGGCGGCATGATCGTGTTGCGCATCGCCCCCAGCGGGGTCGAACCCTTGGTGAAGATGGTGGCCGAGGGTGGGCAACTGGGCCAGCGCATCACCAGCGCCGAAGACCTGGCCGACGCGGTGGCCGATGTGCGCCGTCGCCAGGAACGTTTGCAGGCCCAGCAAAAACGCCTGGATGAACTGGCGGCGCGCAAGGACATCACCGTGGGCGACCTGATCACCCTCACCAAGGAACAGGCCTCCATCGAAAACGAGCTGCAGGAACTGGCGCAGATCGCCGCCGGCCAGCAGCGGCGCCTGGACACCAACCGCGTGACCTTGAACTTCAGTCCATCCGACGGCGAGCATCAGCAATCACGTTTTGCGCGGATGTTCGGCAACCTCGGCGACAACCTGGTCGACGGCACCGCCGATGCCCTGGAACGCTCCAGCTACGTGCTGCCGTTCGTGATCCTCGCCTTCCCGGTGTTGTGGCTGTGGGTCTGGTTGTGGCGCAAGCTGGTCAAGCGCCGCCCCTGACCTCAGCGCTTCATGCAGCGCTGGTAACGCTCATCCACGCGCTTGGCGAACCAGGCCGTGGTGAGGTTACGGGTGATCTTCGGGCTCTTGAGCACAATCCCCGGCAGGATCGCCCGTGGCAGCGGCTTGCCTTCGGCTTTCTCGGCCAGGGCAAATACTCGCTGGTATAGGGTGGTCTGTTCAAAATCCAGGCGATCACCCTGCTCCAACTGGCTGCGAATGCTCGGGTTGCGCATGTCCAGCTTCTTGCCCAGTGAGCGCACCGCCAACTCCGTGGTGCCGGGCATGATCGAGCCATAGCGGATCAAATCGCCATCCAGCGCCAGGCGGGTCCCGGAAGCACGGCTGACCGCGGCCTGGAACGCGGCATTGCGGCTGGCGTACCAACCGGCGTTGAAGTCGGCAAAGCGGTACAGCGGCTGCTCGTAGCTCACCGGGTAACCCAGCAAATGGGCAATGCCGAAGTACATGCCGCCACGCCGGGTGAACACTTCGCGGCGAATGCTCCCGTCTACGGTGTAGGGATAATTGCGCGCCTGCTGCTCTGCGAAGGCAATGCTCACCTGCATCGGGCCTGCGGTATGCACTGGGTTGAAACTGCCAAACAAGGTGCGGCCCAACGGCACTGTGCCGATAAAGTCGTCAAAGATCCCACTCAGGTCCTTCTCGGTACGCGCAGCGCTCAGGCGGTCGGCGTAGGACTTACCCGTAGGCGAGCGCAGTTGCAACGCGGTGCGCACCAGCACGGCCGGCACATGCACCTTGGCTGCACGCTTGAGGATTTCATCCTGGGCGATCTTGCCCATGTTCGGCACCGGCGGGTCGACCTGATAGGTGGACTCTTGCTCGGTGACCGCCAGCACCGCACAGATATTTTCGGTGCTGGGATAGATCTTCTGGCTGTCGAGCGCCGTGTAGATATCCTGGGCCCAACCGGCACGATCCGGCACCTTGGCCGGCATCAGTCGCACAATCTGCGCCTTGACCTCGGCCTCACTGCGTTCGGGGAGTTGCTGGCTGCGTTGGGTCGAACAGCCGGCCAGCACCAATAAGGCGGCCAGGCCGAGAGTCAGCCGGGATGAAAGCATGCGGGGGGTGTCCTGTGAGTCGCTGAAAGTGCCCACTATCTCACAAACCCACGCCCACCCCCTGCAGGAGCGGGCTTGCCCGCGATGGCGCCCTCAAGCCGGCTCCCACAGTACATGCGCTGGGATCAGATACCGGCGAGCGCCAGGTCCATCGCAAAGTAGGTAAAGATCAGGTCCGCACCGGCGCGCTTGATCGAACCCAGGGTTTCGCGCACCACCCGCGCTTCGTCGATGGCGCCGGCCTGGGCGCCGAACTTGATCATCGCGTATTCGCCACTGACCTGGTACGCCGCCACCGGTAAACGCGAGGCTTCGCGGATGTCGCGGATGATGTCCAGGTAAGCACCGGCCGGCTTGACCATCAGCGAGTCGGCCCCTTCCTGCTCATCGAGCAAGGATTCGCGCACGGCTTCGCGGCGGTTCATCGGGTTCATCTGGTAGCTTTTGCGGTCGCCCTTCAGCGCGCTGCCACCCGCCTCGCGGAACGGGCCATACAGGGCCGAAGCGAATTTAGTGGAGTACGCCATGATCGGGATATGGCTGAACCCGGCCGCATCCAGCGCCCGGCGAATGGCCTGGACCTGGCCGTCCATCGCGGCCGACGGCGCGATCACATCGGCACCGGCACGGGCTGCCGCCACCGCTTGCTTGCCCAGGTTGGCCAGGGTGCGGTCGTTGTCCACTTCATTGCCGTGCATCACGCCGCAATGGCCGTGGTCGGTGTATTCGCAGAAGCAGGTGTCGGACATCACGATCATTTCCGGCACCGCGTCCTTGCAGATCGCCGACATGCGCGACACCAGCCCGCGCTCGTTCCAGGTATCGCTGCCGCTGGCGTCCAGGTGATGGGACACGCCGAACGTCATCACCGACTTGATCCCGGCACGGGCAAAGCGCTCGATTTCACTGGCCAGTTTCGATTCGGGGATGCGCATCACGCCGGGCATGCTGGTGATCGGCACGAAGTCATCGATTTCTTCTTCGACGAAAATCGGCAATACCAGATCATTGAGGGTGAACTCGGTTTCCTGGAACAGGCTGCGCAGCTCAGGGGAACGACGCAGGCGGCGGGAACGGGCTTCGGGGAACTGACTGGACATGGGGTTTCCTACAAAAAAGGCCAGGGCACGTGGCAAGGCCGCTAGCTTAAGGGCGAAAGCTTATGCCCGGATTGACCGAGAGCACAAATACGGCGGCCATAACGGTGTTTTGCCATTCACGTAACAATGCGGTCTAGGCTAAACAAGCAGGAGCAGCAACGAGTGACCTGTAGAGACCGAGCTGTCCCCTTCCCCACAGGTGCGTTACGGCGTTACAGGCTCAGGCGCCCTTCGATACACAGCGAGACGGCGCCGCCGATCCAGATCTCATCGCCCTGCTGCTGCACGCGAATACGCCCGGCGCGGCCGATGGCCGTGCCCTGGCTGACCACGTACTGGCTGGGGGCCAGGCCCGCACCGAGCAGCCATTGTGCGACACCCGCGTTAAGGCTGCCGGTGGCCGGGTCTTCGGGGGCGCCGTCACCGGCAATAAACGCGCGCACTTCAAACTGCGCATCCACCTCGTCGCGCGTCGGGTCGCACGGAGCAACCACGCCCACCGCCAGCCCGAGCAGTTTTGAATAGTCCGGCTGCAACTCCAGCACCGTCTGCCGGTCCGTCAACATCAGCGCCAGCCAACCGGCGCCGTTATCGACCCACTGGCTGCGCACAATCGCTGCGGGCTCAAGGTTGAGCGCCAGGCGCACACGCTCCAGCAACTCGGCATCCAACGGCCCTGAACGCAGCAAGGGTGGCGCGATAAACGCCAGTTCCTCGCCCTGGCGACGGATGCGCACCAGGCCGATCTCGCATTCCTGGATGATCTCGTCGCCCTGGGGCACACCACCGGCCTGCAGCCACGCCCGGCAACTGCCCAGGGTTGGGTGGCCGGCGAACGGCAGCTCCTGCACGGTGGTGAAAATCCGCACCCGGTAATCCGCACGCGGGTCGCGCGGTTGCAGCAGGAACGTGGTTTCGCTGAGGTTGGTCCACTTGGCGAAGTCAGCCATCTGCTGGTCACTGAGGCTATCGGCGCCCAGCACCACGGCCAGCGGGTTGCCCTTGAGCGCCACGCTGCTGAACACGTCCAGTTGCTTGAAATCAAAAGTCGGCATGGGTCAGCTCGGAATATTCAGGCCACGGATCACCGCCGGCCGGGCGACAAAGCCATCCAGCGCGCGCAGTACATTGGGGAAGTCGGTGATGCCCACCAGATCGCCCGATTCATAGAAGCCAATCAGGTTGCGGATCCAGGGAAAGGTGGCGATATCGGCGATGCTGTACTCATCCCCCATGATCCAGCTGCGGCCCAGCAGGCGTTTTTCCAGCACCTCCAGCAGGCGCCGGGCTTCGGCGGCATAGCGGTCGCGGGGGCGTTTGTCTTCGTAGGCCTTGCCGGCGAACTTATTGAAGAAACCGACCTGGCCGAACATCGGCCCGATCCCGGCCATCTGGAACATCAGCCATTGCAGGGTTTCGTAGCGCGCAGCAGGTGCCTGGGGCAGTAGTTGCGCGGTTTTCTCTGCCAGGTAAATCAGGATCGCCCCCGACTCGAACAACGCCAGCGGCTCACCGCCGGGACCGTTGGGGTCGATGATCGCCGGGATCTTGTTGTTGGGGTTCAGGGACAGAAACTCGGGCGAGAGTTGGTCCTGGGTATCGAAGCTGACCTTATGCGCCTCATAGGCCAGGCCCACCTCTTCGAGCATGATCGAGACTTTGACCCCATTGGGCGTCGGCAACGAGTACAGCTGCAGGCGTTCAGGATGCTCGGCTGGCCATTTGGTAATAATCGGAAACGCTGCAGCGGAAATCATCGATGTACCCCAAGGTGAGAAAAACCCATGATAGCCATCCGGCGGCGCGCCTGCATCGGTCTTCAATTCGCAACATGCGCTGGTTAATCTCTTGCACCAAGCGAACCAAAACGCTCTGGCGCACTCTTAGAAGCGCTTGAACGGTTGAATGGAGGCATACCGCCATAACTGTCACGGAAAACCGCACGTTGCTTGGAGCATCGCTGTGGCTGGGCCTTCCAGCCTTGATCCGACGCACCGAAGACTCGACCACTAATGAAAATCAAGCCTTTGTGCCTTGGCAAACGTTTCAAAAAATATGCTTATTTCCTGGTGCCAACGGTGTTCGTCGGCGGTGCCTTGATGCTGGCTTTCGAAGCCCGCGAAAGCAGCGCCGAGCCGAAGAACGGCGTGCAAACCCTGGTGTTCCTGCGTCATGGTGAAAAGCCTGTGGGCGGCCTGGGCCAACTCAATTGCCAGGGCCTCAACCGCGCAATGAACCTGGCCACGGTATTGCCGGAAAAGTTCGGCGCTGCCGACTTTGTGTTCGCGGCCAACCCGACGCGCAATGTCGAAGAAGGCGAGTTCGACAATTCCTACAGCTACATTCGGCCATTGATGACCATCAGCCCCAGCGCGATCAAACTCGGGCTGCCGGTGAACATCGAGTTTTCGGCCAACGATACCAGCGACCTGGCTGACGAATTGATGGAGGACAAGTACCACAACTCCACCATCTACACGGCCTGGTCCCATGGC comes from the Pseudomonas shahriarae genome and includes:
- a CDS encoding CoA transferase subunit A — encoded protein: MAGFDKRVASYEEALAGLEDGMTVLSGGFGLCGIPENLIAEIKRKGTRDLTVVSNNCGVDGFGLGVLLEEKQISKVIASYVGENALFEKQLLSGEIEVVLTPQGTLAEKMRAGGAGIPAFFTATGVGTPVAEGKETREFNGRPYLMEESITGDFAIVKGWKADHFGNVIYRHTAQNFNPLAATAGKITVVEVEEIVEPGELDPAQIHTPGIYVDRIICGTFEKRIEQRTVRK
- a CDS encoding CoA transferase subunit B, with the translated sequence MALTREQMAQRVAREMQDGFYVNLGIGIPTLVANYIPEGMEVMLQSENGLLGMGPFPTEDTIDADMINAGKQTVTARIGASIFSSAESFAMIRGGHVDLTVLGAFEVDVHGNIASWMIPGKLVKGMGGAMDLVAGAENIIVIMTHASKDGESKLLSQCSLPLTGAHCIKRVLTDLAYLEIENGAFVLKERAPGVSVEEIVSKTAGKLIVPDHVPEMHFQ
- a CDS encoding acetyl-CoA C-acetyltransferase — encoded protein: MQDVVIVAATRTAVGSFQGALAGIPAPELGAAVIRRLLEQTGLDPAQVDEVILGQVLTAGSGQNPARQASILAGLPHAVPSLTLNKVCGSGLKALHLGAQAIRCGDAEVIIAGGMENMSLAPYVLPAARTGLRMGHAKMVDSMITDGLWDAFNDYHMGITAENLVDKYGISREAQDAFAAASQQKAAAAIEAGRFADEITPILIPQRKGDPIAFAVDEQPRAGTTAESLGKLKPAFKKDGSVTAGNASSLNDGAAAVLLMSADKAKALGLPVLARIASYANAGVDPAIMGIGPVSATRRCLDKAGWQLADLDLIEANEAFAAQALAVGKELEWDAAKVNVNGGAIAIGHPIGASGCRVLVTLLHEMLKRDAKKGLATLCIGGGQGVALALERD
- a CDS encoding PaaI family thioesterase, with protein sequence MTHVPEGFIPLPRSSPLLDLLGPVYCRGEGLHLQLGLRADNRHANGRGTVHGGVLATLADVGMGYAMAFSSDPPLPLITASMTLDYLGAVQVGEWIEVQLEHHKRGRQMAFATVSLQVGEKVVVRATAVFAVPQSNGR
- a CDS encoding DUF4349 domain-containing protein, which encodes MRHLEGRSTALMLLAALLLGGCSPKEYSESTPINGEQGRAGALLAYEHELSLAMPLALLAPRMQATRQACESAQFGACNILRIEENSDGGMIVLRIAPSGVEPLVKMVAEGGQLGQRITSAEDLADAVADVRRRQERLQAQQKRLDELAARKDITVGDLITLTKEQASIENELQELAQIAAGQQRRLDTNRVTLNFSPSDGEHQQSRFARMFGNLGDNLVDGTADALERSSYVLPFVILAFPVLWLWVWLWRKLVKRRP
- a CDS encoding DUF1615 domain-containing protein translates to MLSSRLTLGLAALLVLAGCSTQRSQQLPERSEAEVKAQIVRLMPAKVPDRAGWAQDIYTALDSQKIYPSTENICAVLAVTEQESTYQVDPPVPNMGKIAQDEILKRAAKVHVPAVLVRTALQLRSPTGKSYADRLSAARTEKDLSGIFDDFIGTVPLGRTLFGSFNPVHTAGPMQVSIAFAEQQARNYPYTVDGSIRREVFTRRGGMYFGIAHLLGYPVSYEQPLYRFADFNAGWYASRNAAFQAAVSRASGTRLALDGDLIRYGSIMPGTTELAVRSLGKKLDMRNPSIRSQLEQGDRLDFEQTTLYQRVFALAEKAEGKPLPRAILPGIVLKSPKITRNLTTAWFAKRVDERYQRCMKR
- the hemB gene encoding porphobilinogen synthase; amino-acid sequence: MSSQFPEARSRRLRRSPELRSLFQETEFTLNDLVLPIFVEEEIDDFVPITSMPGVMRIPESKLASEIERFARAGIKSVMTFGVSHHLDASGSDTWNERGLVSRMSAICKDAVPEMIVMSDTCFCEYTDHGHCGVMHGNEVDNDRTLANLGKQAVAAARAGADVIAPSAAMDGQVQAIRRALDAAGFSHIPIMAYSTKFASALYGPFREAGGSALKGDRKSYQMNPMNRREAVRESLLDEQEGADSLMVKPAGAYLDIIRDIREASRLPVAAYQVSGEYAMIKFGAQAGAIDEARVVRETLGSIKRAGADLIFTYFAMDLALAGI
- a CDS encoding PhzF family phenazine biosynthesis protein: MPTFDFKQLDVFSSVALKGNPLAVVLGADSLSDQQMADFAKWTNLSETTFLLQPRDPRADYRVRIFTTVQELPFAGHPTLGSCRAWLQAGGVPQGDEIIQECEIGLVRIRRQGEELAFIAPPLLRSGPLDAELLERVRLALNLEPAAIVRSQWVDNGAGWLALMLTDRQTVLELQPDYSKLLGLAVGVVAPCDPTRDEVDAQFEVRAFIAGDGAPEDPATGSLNAGVAQWLLGAGLAPSQYVVSQGTAIGRAGRIRVQQQGDEIWIGGAVSLCIEGRLSL
- a CDS encoding glutathione S-transferase N-terminal domain-containing protein, which codes for MISAAAFPIITKWPAEHPERLQLYSLPTPNGVKVSIMLEEVGLAYEAHKVSFDTQDQLSPEFLSLNPNNKIPAIIDPNGPGGEPLALFESGAILIYLAEKTAQLLPQAPAARYETLQWLMFQMAGIGPMFGQVGFFNKFAGKAYEDKRPRDRYAAEARRLLEVLEKRLLGRSWIMGDEYSIADIATFPWIRNLIGFYESGDLVGITDFPNVLRALDGFVARPAVIRGLNIPS
- a CDS encoding histidine phosphatase family protein, encoding MKIKPLCLGKRFKKYAYFLVPTVFVGGALMLAFEARESSAEPKNGVQTLVFLRHGEKPVGGLGQLNCQGLNRAMNLATVLPEKFGAADFVFAANPTRNVEEGEFDNSYSYIRPLMTISPSAIKLGLPVNIEFSANDTSDLADELMEDKYHNSTIYTAWSHGYLPELINKVASEAVGEEYTITEDWSGGDFDTLYVLTLTWQNGKASLLSRNYKQGLDNGLQTCPDATHVAADT